The nucleotide sequence CGGTATCCGCTGCGTTAACGTTCATCTGTTCCAGTTGTGAGCGCAATAATTCAAGCTTAGGGGCAATGAGTTTTGAATCGACCGGCACAAGCCCGGTCTCCGGATGTTTGTCATCCGCATTAATATCAGAAGCAGGTGCAATCTCGGACAGCTCATCCATTACCTTTTGCAGAGACCGGGCAAAATCCGGCAGCAGATCGTCATAAGCTTCGCCCGTCCGGTTTTTTAGGGCCAGCTCTAATTGTTGCGCTGATTTCTGTAACGCTTCTGCGCCTATTGAACCGGCAACCCCTTTAATCGTATGTGATAACCGCCGGGCTAAATCCAGGTTCTGATCTTGCACCGCCTGTCTGATTAACCGGGCATCATCATAATGCTCATGGTAGAAATCAATCAGCAGGCTCAGGTAAAGATCAGATTTACCATTTACCCGTCTCAGCCCCGACTCTGTTTTTATTTGTTTAAGCCCGGATAAGAGTGATAGTGCCTCTCCTTTCATAACTCTTAAATGAGGACTGCCTGTCACCCCGACAAGGCCAGGTGTAACCCACTTAGACAAAGTCTGAATCAGTCTGCCGGGGTCAATCGGTTTTGCGATGTGATCGTTCATCCCGGCTTCAATACACCTTGCTCGATCCTCAGGCATTGCATTGGCTGTCATGGCGATGATAGGTAAGTCAGCATATTTTGTGTTTTCCCGAATCGCCTGTGTAGCTTCAATGCCATCCAACTCCGGCATTTGTATGTCCATCAGGATGGCATCGAACTGGTTTTTATCCAGTATCGCCAGAACTTCCCGGCCATCACCAACCACAGTTACAGCCAGTCCGGCCTGAGTCAGAATTTCCTGCGCAACCTGCTGATTAATTCTGTTGTCTTCCGCTACCAACACGCGGGCGCCCTGGATGCTTTTTATCTTTTCAATTCTCCAGGCATCTGCCGGGGAATCACTGCTGCTTAGCCCGGATTCGCCTAAAAACAGTTCCATGATCACGTCAAGTAACGCTGAGTTGGTCACCGGCTTGGTCACTATCGCGTCAAATATAAACACCTTTTCGTCTTGCTGTACCCGCTCCCGGTCATAGGCTGCCACCATGATGATGGTCGGTAAATGCTTATGCTTCTGACGGCATTTTATCTGGCTGAGTGTTTCCAGCCCGTCCATTTCCGGCATATCCCAGTCCATCAGAATCAGTTGAAAAGGATCATGGGCAGGTGATGTATCCAGCATACGCAACGCAGCCTCACCAGAGTCAACGCAGCTCACCCGGAATGCAAAGGAGTTGAGGATCAGTGCCAAAGCATTGCGTGAACTCTCTGCATCATCCACAACCAGTACTTTAAGCTGATTTAGCTGAGCCAAACTCTGCGGCAGAGAGGCATGAAGCTGCGCCTGATCCAGTTTAAATACAGCGGTGAAAGCAAAGGTACTTCCGCCACCAGGCATACTGTTTTGCACCCAAATCTGACCATTCATCATTTCGGCCAGCTTTTTAGAAATCGCCAGTCCCAGCCCGGTACCGCCAAACCTTCTGGTGGTTGAACTATCGGCCTGGGAAAACAGCTCAAAGAGACCTTCTGTTTGTTCAGCCGTCATACCAACGCCGGTATCCTGCACCTCAAACCTCACTTCCACTTCATCTGGCGTTTTGGTTACCGGCTTAGTTCGTACAATAATCTCTCCTTTCTGGGTGAACTTAACCGCATTGGAAGTCAGGTTCAGCAGGATCTGCCCCAGCCGTAGCGGGTCGCCTATCAGATTTGCCGGTAAGTCTGTGTGGGTTTCAAATACCAGTTCCAGATTCTTCTCGTGGGCTTTAATGGCTATTAAATCGCTTAAGTCCTGCAAAACTTTGTCCAATTTAAACGGAATCGACTCCATGCTGAGCTTATCCGCTTCAATTTTTGAAAAGTCCAGAATATCGTTCACCAGTCCTAACAGGGACTGCGCGGCCCGGTAGACATTCTGGATATAATCCCTTTGCTTGGAATTTAAGTCTGTACCTAAGCACAGATGAGACATGCCGATAATGGCATTCATCGGCGTCCGGATTTCATGAGACATATTCGCCAGAAAATCGCTCTTTGCCTGTGTGGCAATTTCCGCTTTTCTCCTGGCGCTGTGAAGCGCTGATTCGGCCGCTTTTCGCTGTTGAATCTCATTTGTCAGCCTGCGGTTCCAGTAAACAAACAGTAAAAGAATCACTAAGATCGGAGTAATAACTTTGAACAATAACGAGTAATCAAATTCACGCACGTATTGCACAGAGACCCAGCGGTTAAAAATTTCCTGCCGTTTATATTCGGGAATCGCATCCAGTGCTTTTTGGATAATGCCGGCCAGCACAGGTTTGTCCTTATGGATTGCGATGGAAAGCTCGCTTTTAAATGGTGCTTCACCGGATATTTTCAGACCTAAGCTATGCTCTCTTCCCATAAGGTGACTGACGGCTACCAAAGCACCGATAAAAGCGTCAGCCTGATTTGCCTCAACAGCCTTAAGTCCCTGCGAGTAGTCTTTCACCGGATGAAGGATCAGATTCGGGTAATCTTGTTTCAGAATATCCTGAATGGCATAGCCATCAACTATTGCTACCCTTTTCCCGGCTAATGCATCCATTTCGTTGATATAGGGGTAATCGACCTGAGTGATGATTACCATGGGAAAAGTAAGATATGGCGTGGTGAAGTTCAGGTAAGACTCCCGCTCTGAATTTCGCATCGCTGCCGGTAGGATATCCAGTTCTCTCTTTTTCAGATCATCTATGGTTTCCGGCCAGGATTGCGGAGAACCGGATTCAAATTCAATCTGAAGTAAATCCGCAATCAGTGACATATAATCTGAGCTGATACCCCGGTACTTCCCCTGTTTGTCTGCATATTCTACCGGAGGGTAATCTCTGTCGTAGCCAATGCGAATCACAGGATTGCTCTTCAGCCACGCTAACTCCTGCGGAGCTAACGCTTTCAGAAAACGGGCCGAGGCCAATTCTGCGTTTTCAGTCAGGCGCTGACGTTCAGCGGGTTCGGTGGACAACTTAACGACCTGTGACGGTAACCAGCGTTCGAACAGTTTCCGTTTCTCTTCCAGTGGCATGGTTCTGAGGGCTTTATTCAGAATACTGGCCAGTTCAGGCCAGTCCTTACGCACGCCAAATCGCTGACCATTGGCACCATCGCCGTAAACTGAGGCCACTTCCAGGTTGGTGATACCGTTTGTTTCCGCTAAGTAAACATTGACCCCTAAACTTCCTACGTAGGCATCCGCTTTGCCCGTTGCAGCCGCTAAAAGCCCTTCTAAAGGAGTATCAACCATTAAAGGAACGACATCCGGGTGCTCTCTGATAACACGTTTTGATGAGTGGTAGCCGTTCACCAGCGCAACCCTATGCCCAGATAACTCAGATTCTGAGGAAACAGAACACTTATCACGACAGCGCATAATGACCAGAGGTGTCGGTAAATAGAGGTCGGTAAAATTAACAAAGCTTTCCCGCTCAGGCCGGTAAGACATGGTGAGCACCACATCAAGAGATTTTTCTTTTACTCCTTCAACAATCCCGGACCAGGACAAATCCGGCATGACTTCCATTTCTACATTCATGAGCGTGCTGAAATAGTCGGTGAACTCAAGAGCGATCCCCTGATACCCGCCACCGTCATCTTTAAAACTGTACGGAGCGAAGCCAGGGTCAACACCAAGACGTATGACCGGATGTGCATCAAGCCACGCCAGTTCTTTTGGGGTTAACTCATTCCGGAAAGCCTGATACCCCTGCACTCCGGGCTCTTCCGCGATGGCACTGTTTACCACGCCCGCCAAAGCGATAACAAAGCTTAACAGCACCGCCAGGCAGCGATGCAACAGAAGCCGGTTCCCTTTCGCTATTTTGCTCATTGATGTCTATCCAATATCTTTATAGATAGTATGGTCAATAATGCGCATAAGTTGGAGGTCAGGCTTAAATATTTCCTACCAGCCCGCCGCAGTGATAAAGAAAACCACAACGGCCACCGCTATGGTGGCCGTTGTTATTGAACAAAGAGTGAGACAGACTAAAACGTCACAACAAGCTCCGATACCATGCCATTTCTCAGGGCAACGGCATCTTCTCCTTTCACTTCAGACATCGTTTTACTCTCACCACCGACAAAAGTCAGCCGGTATTCTTTAACATCAAACTTATCAAAAGTATTCTCTCTGGAATGGTTCACATAAGTCACCTTAGTGCGACCCAGAAAGTTAAATGATACCTCGTTGTTTTCGTCAAAGAACTCGGCCGCAAGTGCAGGTTTCAGGTTCAGTGCCAGTTTATCACCATCCATAACAAAGGGTTGGCCACCAAACATCATCAGCGTCCACATATGCAGCATTTCTACCGTAGAGCCTGAAAGACGGGCAACAAATCCCTGGCCGTGAACCATAGGATCCGGGTTACATGTCGGCGCAATAAAGGAAGAGTTTTCCAGAATACTTCTGCCGTAAACCTCCGGATCCATAAAACAGATCAGGTTGGTTTTGATCTCTTCAAAGTACTCGCTGTACATTCCGGATTTCAGAAGGCCCAGCAAATATTTGTAGTTCATGTGCAGGAAGTTTGACTCGCGCTCAAGCCAGCCTTTGGTAAAGGCGCGGGCACGGCCGATTTCCATGCTCATCTCTTCCAGACATTCACTGGTTTTAAACTGCCCCAGCTCCTGGTCATAGATTCCCGTTTGCTTAATCTTGTTATAGGAATCCCGGTTTGCCGCCAAATCGCCTGATGTCTTCAGCAGCCTTGCCGGCGCTTCCAAAAATCGTGGCAGAACGTGAAGTTTAAACGCCTTAACCTTCGCCAGCGGCAGACCATAGTGACCCACTTTTGGCTGATCGTTTTCAACAATGGCTTCATGCTTCACCGCTTCATAATATAAGAAGGTTGGCAGGATGCCACCGGACAGCGTCTTCGCCTTTTCGATTCCTGCTTCCAGTTTGGTAACCATCTTATCCAGCAGAGCTGCGATATCCGTGACATCTACCTGCTCATCGTTGGATTCAACGGTAAATCTGACCGTTTCTCTGTAGCGCTCTCTTAAAGTCGAAACCTTATCCCAGTACTCAAAGCCCTGAACGTCGGAATCCAGTACATCCATTACGCTATTCACGTATGAGGTGAACTCTTTTGGCAGCAGCATTGCACCCCGGTTTTCTGCCGACGCCTGCAGGAAGCGGATCAGCCTCAGAAGTTCAACGGTTTCCGATACGCCGGAGCCAAACAGACCAGGCAGGCCATTCATCGCATCGTTCCAGCCCGGTTTGTCAGACTCCATTTCGATACCGATGCCTTCAGGATCCAGCGTGGCAAACTTATTAAAGGCCAGAGTAAACAGCTTGGTAAACAGGTTGGTCTTGATGATATTTCCGGATGCATCAAGAGCCCAGTTCGACCCCTTCAGGTCCATGCCAAGCTTTTCGACTTTTTCGTCATCATTATGCAAAAGGGATCCGTAACGCCTGATGCTGCCCTCTTTTGTAATAACGGTTTTTTCATCTCTGGGCACAACCGTAACCGGGGATGAATAATACTTATAATCAAAGTTATCAAACAAAAATTCCTGTTTAGTATCAGGATTCACCGCCAGGTAAGACTCCACCAGATCCAGAATATAAGTCCAGTGATCGACCCAGAAACCCTCGCCAAATGAGGCTTCAATATTCTGCTCAGCGTGTTTGAGGATATCCACCAGCAGGGTCATATCCTCTTTTTCTGATGTAATGCCTTCGTTGGACATTGTGTTGATGATAACGCCCGGAGTGAACTTTCCGGAAAGCACTTTTTCCATCACTTCAGGTTTGTTGCTGAAGTTTTCTGCAACCAGGGCTTTCACATCCGCGTTTTGGTTAAGCTCAAATGTTGAACCGTTAACACCCAGCGGGTTATAGCCATCCAGTTGAATCAGTGAAGCAAACAGCAGTACGTTGAAGTCACCAATTTTTGGATTAAATAGCGAATCAACACGGCGGTTCTGGCAAACATCGCGGAAATTACCGTTCCCCTGAGAGTAATACTCAGGAGCAACATTAAAGAAGTTGTAATCCCGCTCCAGGTCGCCGTGTTTTCTTGAAAAGATATGGTAAACGTGATTTTTGTCTTCAGTTTCAAATACCAGCGGATAGCCGCCTCTCAGAACATTGTCCAGATAGTTCTGTTTGATATATTCATCAAACACAGGGTTTGCTGTTTTACATTCAACATCTTTTACCAGATCGCTGATAACCAGCTCTGATTCCGCTTGTTTTAAATCAAAATACTCGTCAGACACCATACCGGATACTTTGGCGTTAAGAAGGTCAACATCCTGCGCGTGACCGATAATGGTTCTTAAAGTAAATGTTTCGTTAGCGGCTAATTCCACTTCTGCCGGAGAGAAACCCACAGGGATCTTGTTCGCGGTGATCTGCTCTTTGGCATAAAGATTCGCTATTGAGTTCGCGGCAAATGAAACCGGCGTTGTCATCGAGTTGTCGTGGCCGAATACCAGAGCGCCGTCAACAATCGGCTTAATCAGCTTCTGGTTTGCAAACGACAGATAGAAGTTACCCTTGTCAAGCGTACCGACTTCCGCGCTATCTGAAGTGGTGGATCGCATTTTGAAAAATGGAACCTCTTTGTCCATATTGAAGACATCCATCCAGCTTCTCATCAGATTGGACATCTCTTTAAACAGTGAGTTAGACGTGCCGTAAGGCAAAATTTGTGAAATACCGTCAAGCAGCTCAAAGCTGCGCGCTTTACCCGATAAGTCGGTCACTTCAACCTTTCGCATAATCGCAGCCAGGTTGTCATTTGGAAGACCGAAATAGGTCACTTTAACAAACAGACCTAAATCGCGGTTTTCCTCAGTGATCTTAAACTGGCCGCGTTTAATGTACATTTTTCTGCTGGTATCCGCCGTTCTCTGCGGACCAAAGAACTCATAAACCTCGCCATCTGTTTTAATAAAGGTTCTGAAGCCAACCCGGCTTACGTTTTGGTAGGCGGTTACAGCAGGCGAAAATTCCAGAATAGGATTTTCCTTGTTCTCAACACCAAAAGAACATAAGCCCTGCCCTCTGTTTACATAAAAAGCCCATAGCGGTACGCCTTTCTTACCAGCCAGACCAGGCAAAAAAGATGAGAATGTTTTCTTTAAATCGTAATCATTGATTACGAACTCTTCATTTTCTAAATAGTATTCTTTGTTCATAGTAAGTCCGTTGCCTATCTGCTTCTGCACGACAACAAAAGAAAGCGCTTTCTTTTGTTGTCGTGCGAAAGATACACCTAACCCCTGCTTTAAGTCCATTAAAAAATAGAAACCCTGTAGCAAAAGTGTGTCCTTCGACAAGCATAAAAACATTTAACCAGATATTTCAGCGAATTATAGGATTCGCCAGATTATAACTTCTGACAACAGCAAACTAGGTATTGACAAAAATCCAGCCACTCATGCCGTAAACGTCAAAAATACACAGAAAGCGCTTTCATATCTTATAAAACGAGAAATAAACTTATACAGAAAATGACCAGCCGCAATCCTGAGGCCACAAGTAAAAATCAGAACCAAGCTCCTGTTTGCACCCCAACGTGACCGGGTTAACCTTTTCCACCTACGCTTACTGATAGTAAGGATTTCGTTTCTGATTTCCTAACTTCTGTCACATAAAAAGCCCATCAAGCTTATTACATTAGGTTTTAAAACGTTCGGCGATCAAAACTTATTAATATATTTACAGACCGAAATAAAGCTTGTACTAAAAACTGCAATTTCAGATAAACAAAACAACAGAAATGCAGGGGTTGGTAGTGTGCAAGGAGCAGTTATGAGCAAAGATAAAGTGACCGGATTTACCGTAAGTTGGGGCAACTCAGAAGGTGGCGATTTACTGTTAAGCCTTGAAGGGTTAAAGAAATACGCGCTGGAAATCAGTAACGAACAGGAGATGGACGCGCTAACCAGTCAGCTACGCAATCAGCCGTACAGTTACTTTGACAGCGCTGAAAGAAAATTAATTTTTACAACCGAGCCAATTAACTAATATTAAATAATAAAGCAGAAACTAGAGAGGGCTCAATGAAAGCATTGATGTTTTAC is from Vibrio sp. JC009 and encodes:
- a CDS encoding transporter substrate-binding domain-containing protein; amino-acid sequence: MSKIAKGNRLLLHRCLAVLLSFVIALAGVVNSAIAEEPGVQGYQAFRNELTPKELAWLDAHPVIRLGVDPGFAPYSFKDDGGGYQGIALEFTDYFSTLMNVEMEVMPDLSWSGIVEGVKEKSLDVVLTMSYRPERESFVNFTDLYLPTPLVIMRCRDKCSVSSESELSGHRVALVNGYHSSKRVIREHPDVVPLMVDTPLEGLLAAATGKADAYVGSLGVNVYLAETNGITNLEVASVYGDGANGQRFGVRKDWPELASILNKALRTMPLEEKRKLFERWLPSQVVKLSTEPAERQRLTENAELASARFLKALAPQELAWLKSNPVIRIGYDRDYPPVEYADKQGKYRGISSDYMSLIADLLQIEFESGSPQSWPETIDDLKKRELDILPAAMRNSERESYLNFTTPYLTFPMVIITQVDYPYINEMDALAGKRVAIVDGYAIQDILKQDYPNLILHPVKDYSQGLKAVEANQADAFIGALVAVSHLMGREHSLGLKISGEAPFKSELSIAIHKDKPVLAGIIQKALDAIPEYKRQEIFNRWVSVQYVREFDYSLLFKVITPILVILLLFVYWNRRLTNEIQQRKAAESALHSARRKAEIATQAKSDFLANMSHEIRTPMNAIIGMSHLCLGTDLNSKQRDYIQNVYRAAQSLLGLVNDILDFSKIEADKLSMESIPFKLDKVLQDLSDLIAIKAHEKNLELVFETHTDLPANLIGDPLRLGQILLNLTSNAVKFTQKGEIIVRTKPVTKTPDEVEVRFEVQDTGVGMTAEQTEGLFELFSQADSSTTRRFGGTGLGLAISKKLAEMMNGQIWVQNSMPGGGSTFAFTAVFKLDQAQLHASLPQSLAQLNQLKVLVVDDAESSRNALALILNSFAFRVSCVDSGEAALRMLDTSPAHDPFQLILMDWDMPEMDGLETLSQIKCRQKHKHLPTIIMVAAYDRERVQQDEKVFIFDAIVTKPVTNSALLDVIMELFLGESGLSSSDSPADAWRIEKIKSIQGARVLVAEDNRINQQVAQEILTQAGLAVTVVGDGREVLAILDKNQFDAILMDIQMPELDGIEATQAIRENTKYADLPIIAMTANAMPEDRARCIEAGMNDHIAKPIDPGRLIQTLSKWVTPGLVGVTGSPHLRVMKGEALSLLSGLKQIKTESGLRRVNGKSDLYLSLLIDFYHEHYDDARLIRQAVQDQNLDLARRLSHTIKGVAGSIGAEALQKSAQQLELALKNRTGEAYDDLLPDFARSLQKVMDELSEIAPASDINADDKHPETGLVPVDSKLIAPKLELLRSQLEQMNVNAADTASYLEELLDNSKGQGLLHDIKKHIGNFDFDLAEESLSELQKVISGRRDDKQ